In Leptospira perdikensis, a single genomic region encodes these proteins:
- a CDS encoding methyl-accepting chemotaxis protein, producing the protein MNQNLLIRKLTVAIEAPLYLLIFPYFINFCLFASRFETDTLIQLGILGTLLSLVPLVIGIGLRNKRLKRLLAYTKDTDLKTREVLKKGLLEHPHWEGRVILIRWTVSIFGFSFMAVTLLDLPWKEIMALPYACVMLLPIIYLAFYFQTEVYLSPVLKAKELSVVFLDETKIRIFGVFQRNLFTMIAVALLPMLTFGYYLFLILLTEFRSPYWFYQMPIVFIMMVVIIIYAAYVGSKSLKEDIDNLNQSIEKLSEGELSDTIPQLSATNLSHTITKLNLFMESLRQYFRTAKDEALALLETSKLILDQGGLIDSQVVSEKNKLDSTFDSVNQIQSLSKATYERVLSQKDKTNFLATELTRVTDEMTNLSLKADELAQNTLRSIGTVKVAKDAIQSAYEKVEIMNQMSENIKATISIVEDISDRVNLLSLNASIEAARAGSMGRGFAVVAGEVSRLADETAKNIEDIKRVVKLSQVASKESLESMKEIISTNEDVKLKFEEISQVVQMFGRTSETSSGNVKSLKEMVGEFQMDAEKITSEMELQTIYTETSNSNLQALWENHSQISTTFAEISEEANRLQKVSDSMERIVSRFRF; encoded by the coding sequence ATGAATCAGAATTTACTCATTAGGAAATTGACAGTTGCCATTGAAGCTCCCTTATACTTATTAATTTTTCCTTACTTTATTAACTTTTGTCTTTTTGCCTCTCGTTTTGAAACAGACACCCTCATTCAATTGGGAATTTTAGGAACTCTTCTTTCTCTTGTTCCCCTGGTGATTGGAATCGGCCTTAGAAATAAGAGACTGAAGCGATTGTTAGCTTATACAAAAGACACCGATCTTAAAACTAGGGAAGTTCTAAAAAAGGGATTATTGGAACACCCACATTGGGAAGGTCGAGTGATCCTCATTCGTTGGACAGTTTCGATTTTTGGATTTTCTTTTATGGCGGTCACTTTACTTGATCTTCCTTGGAAAGAAATTATGGCCCTCCCTTATGCCTGTGTGATGCTTCTACCTATCATTTATTTGGCCTTCTATTTTCAAACAGAGGTGTATTTGAGTCCTGTATTGAAGGCCAAAGAATTATCTGTTGTATTTTTGGATGAAACAAAAATACGAATTTTTGGCGTTTTTCAAAGAAACCTATTTACAATGATTGCCGTGGCACTTTTGCCAATGTTAACTTTTGGATATTATTTGTTTTTGATTCTATTAACGGAGTTTCGATCTCCCTATTGGTTTTATCAAATGCCCATAGTATTTATCATGATGGTTGTGATTATCATCTACGCAGCATATGTGGGTAGTAAATCTCTTAAAGAGGATATTGATAACCTAAATCAATCCATTGAAAAGTTGTCTGAAGGAGAATTATCGGACACCATTCCTCAACTTTCTGCAACAAATCTAAGTCATACGATTACAAAATTAAATCTATTTATGGAGTCGCTACGACAATACTTTCGAACGGCAAAGGACGAAGCATTAGCCCTTCTTGAAACTTCTAAATTAATTTTGGATCAAGGTGGTTTGATAGACTCGCAAGTAGTTTCAGAAAAAAATAAATTAGATTCTACTTTTGATTCAGTAAATCAAATCCAAAGTCTTTCTAAAGCAACTTACGAACGGGTACTTTCCCAAAAAGACAAAACAAATTTTTTGGCCACAGAACTCACTCGTGTCACAGATGAGATGACAAATCTTTCTCTCAAAGCTGATGAGTTGGCACAAAACACTCTTCGGTCGATCGGCACTGTAAAGGTGGCAAAAGATGCCATCCAATCTGCCTATGAAAAGGTAGAAATCATGAACCAAATGAGCGAAAACATCAAAGCAACTATATCTATTGTAGAGGATATTTCTGACCGTGTGAATTTACTTTCTCTCAATGCATCCATTGAGGCGGCCCGAGCAGGATCTATGGGGCGAGGATTTGCTGTAGTCGCGGGGGAGGTTTCACGTCTTGCAGATGAAACAGCAAAAAATATTGAAGACATCAAAAGAGTAGTGAAGTTATCACAAGTAGCCTCCAAAGAAAGTTTGGAATCTATGAAAGAAATCATTTCCACCAATGAAGATGTAAAATTAAAATTCGAAGAAATTTCCCAAGTCGTACAAATGTTTGGCCGAACCAGTGAAACGAGTTCCGGAAACGTGAAATCACTAAAAGAAATGGTAGGTGAATTTCAAATGGATGCTGAAAAAATCACAAGTGAGATGGAGTTACAAACCATCTATACAGAGACATCTAATTCCAACTTACAGGCATTATGGGAAAATCACTCTCAAATTTCTACA
- a CDS encoding metallophosphoesterase yields the protein MKAFFLFLSVLTSLLGFIYYYSTFRLISGLSLNGPVVTLILFGIGALVLLVPLTYVLSRTSKREKTQTFFAYVTFTNFGFFSILFTLVLLMDFLRWVDLGIVTHYSEILFSSLIHFGFPLDGVTEVKNFSLAFSTIVVATALSSLGFFNAHVRLQYKRVTIPIKEIHPDLRGFKIVQISDVHIGPTIKERFLKRVVNRINLQKPDVVVITGDLVDGPASTLKQHLKPLADIQAKYGTFYVTGNHEYYSGVLSWLPEIQNLGVTILLNQNQILNVGKAKLLMAGVTDLSAGNIIKSHQTNPKRAMEGGENCDYKILLAHQPNSIYEASEVGFQLQISGHTHGGQFFPGNLLIYFAQKFVSGLHKYKESLIYVSRGTGYWGPPFRLGAPSEISILELQSK from the coding sequence TTGAAAGCATTCTTCCTATTTTTGTCCGTTCTGACATCCTTACTTGGATTTATCTATTATTATTCTACCTTTCGTTTGATTTCAGGACTTTCACTGAATGGGCCGGTAGTGACATTGATTTTATTTGGAATTGGAGCTCTCGTTTTGCTTGTACCGCTGACTTATGTGTTGAGCCGCACTTCGAAACGAGAGAAAACCCAGACTTTTTTTGCCTATGTCACTTTCACTAACTTTGGATTTTTTTCCATTCTCTTCACCCTGGTTCTTCTGATGGATTTTTTGCGTTGGGTTGATTTGGGGATTGTGACACATTATTCTGAAATTCTGTTTTCTAGTCTGATTCATTTTGGATTCCCTCTGGATGGAGTGACAGAAGTGAAAAACTTTAGTTTGGCTTTTTCTACTATTGTGGTGGCAACGGCTCTAAGTTCCCTCGGTTTTTTTAATGCTCATGTTCGCCTGCAATACAAACGAGTTACCATCCCCATAAAAGAGATTCATCCTGATTTGCGTGGTTTTAAAATTGTACAAATCTCTGATGTACACATTGGCCCAACAATCAAAGAGAGATTTTTAAAACGTGTTGTGAACCGAATCAATCTCCAAAAGCCGGATGTTGTTGTAATTACTGGAGATTTGGTGGATGGGCCAGCTTCTACCCTCAAACAACATTTAAAACCATTAGCTGACATTCAGGCGAAATACGGAACGTTTTATGTAACAGGAAACCATGAGTATTATTCGGGAGTTCTTTCCTGGTTACCGGAGATACAAAACCTGGGTGTGACAATTTTACTCAACCAAAATCAAATTCTAAATGTTGGCAAAGCTAAATTACTTATGGCTGGTGTGACTGATTTAAGCGCAGGAAATATCATCAAATCCCACCAAACAAATCCTAAACGAGCGATGGAAGGTGGAGAAAATTGTGATTATAAGATCCTACTTGCACACCAACCGAATAGTATTTACGAAGCAAGTGAAGTAGGATTCCAGTTACAAATTTCTGGACATACACATGGGGGCCAATTTTTCCCTGGTAATTTGTTGATTTATTTTGCACAAAAGTTTGTTTCTGGCCTTCATAAGTATAAAGAATCTTTAATATACGTTAGTCGAGGAACCGGTTATTGGGGCCCTCCCTTTCGATTGGGTGCTCCTTCTGAGATCTCTATTTTGGAACTCCAATCAAAATGA